The Thermocrinis ruber genome has a window encoding:
- a CDS encoding gamma-glutamylcyclotransferase family protein produces the protein MAYLFVYGTLKRGGSRHSLLKGYPFLGRALARGFALYDLGAYPGMVPGDGVVRGEVYEVPERLLRELDWVEGAPFLFRRELIEVVLEDHTPLRAHAYLYNREVEGAALVPSGEWKV, from the coding sequence ATGGCTTACCTCTTCGTCTATGGCACCCTCAAAAGGGGTGGATCAAGGCACAGCCTCTTAAAGGGCTATCCTTTCTTAGGGCGTGCCTTGGCAAGGGGCTTTGCCCTTTATGACCTCGGCGCCTACCCTGGGATGGTTCCCGGAGATGGAGTAGTACGTGGAGAGGTCTATGAAGTCCCAGAAAGGCTCCTTAGGGAGCTTGACTGGGTGGAAGGGGCTCCTTTCCTCTTCAGGAGGGAGCTTATTGAGGTGGTCCTTGAGGACCACACTCCTTTGCGTGCCCACGCCTATCTGTATAACAGAGAGGTGGAGGGTGCGGCTTTGGT
- the rpsO gene encoding 30S ribosomal protein S15, producing the protein MALPKEVKERIIQEYRRHEKDTGSPEVQIAILTEKINRLTEHLKKHKKDIHSRRGLIAMIHARRKHLEYLREKDYQRYLEVVKKLGLKVK; encoded by the coding sequence ATGGCTCTTCCAAAGGAAGTTAAAGAAAGGATCATACAAGAGTACAGGAGGCACGAAAAGGATACGGGCTCTCCGGAGGTGCAGATAGCCATACTTACTGAGAAAATCAACAGGCTAACGGAGCACCTCAAAAAACACAAAAAGGACATACACTCAAGGAGAGGACTCATTGCTATGATCCATGCAAGAAGGAAGCATCTGGAGTATCTTAGAGAAAAGGACTACCAAAGGTATTTGGAGGTGGTCAAAAAGCTCGGTCTAAAGGTTAAGTGA
- a CDS encoding SDR family NAD(P)-dependent oxidoreductase, translated as MPNLVITGGTRGIGRAVVELFLKEGWNVCTCGRTEEGVKRLKEELKGPKNLYVKVCDVGDKNSAKAFVEFCKEKLGEFDLLINNASILGERLPIEEYPEEVWEEVIRVNLNGVFYITKYALPYMKSGGVIINLSSGAGKRPAPYWGAYAVSKFGVEGFSLLLAEELKPKGIKVYAFNPGATRTQMRAKAYPQEDPLTLKPPEKVAEFIMRLIKDRPEKVSVDYEL; from the coding sequence ATGCCAAACCTTGTCATAACCGGAGGGACGAGGGGAATTGGCAGGGCGGTGGTGGAGCTCTTTTTAAAGGAAGGGTGGAACGTTTGCACCTGTGGAAGAACAGAGGAGGGAGTAAAAAGACTTAAAGAAGAACTAAAAGGGCCGAAAAATTTATACGTGAAAGTCTGCGATGTGGGAGATAAAAATTCTGCCAAAGCCTTTGTGGAATTTTGTAAGGAAAAGCTCGGAGAATTTGACCTTTTGATCAACAACGCCAGCATACTGGGGGAGAGATTGCCCATAGAAGAATATCCCGAGGAGGTCTGGGAGGAGGTCATAAGGGTCAATCTAAACGGCGTCTTTTACATCACCAAGTATGCCCTGCCCTATATGAAAAGTGGGGGAGTGATAATAAACCTATCCTCTGGGGCGGGCAAAAGACCCGCACCCTACTGGGGTGCATACGCAGTTTCAAAGTTCGGAGTGGAGGGCTTTTCTCTGCTCCTGGCGGAGGAGCTAAAGCCAAAGGGAATAAAGGTGTATGCCTTTAACCCCGGTGCCACCAGAACCCAAATGAGGGCAAAGGCTTATCCACAGGAGGACCCACTCACCCTAAAGCCACCAGAAAAGGTGGCCGAGTTCATAATGAGGCTCATAAAGGACAGACCGGAAAAGGTGAGCGTAGATTATGAGCTATAA
- the guaB gene encoding IMP dehydrogenase has protein sequence MGEIEIFEGLTFDDVLLVPQYSEVLPHEVDVSTWLTKRIKLNIPIISAAMDTVTESRMAIALAREGGIGIIHRNMGIEEQAKEVEKVKKSESGMIMNPITVTPDTTVKTALEIMERYRISGVPVVSDGNKLVGILTNRDLRFIKPTDYHKPVSEFMTKENLIVAKERITLEEATEILHRHKIEKLPIVDKEGRLVGLITLKDIVKRQRYPNACKDEFGRLRVGAAVGTGTDTKDRVSALVSAGVDVIVVDTAHGHSKRVLQTVEMIKSEYPQVDVIAGNVATGEAVEDLIKAGADAVKVGVGPGSICTTRIVAGVGVPQVTAIMLAYKVAEKYGIPIIADGGIRYSGDIVKALAVGASAVMLGGLLAGTEEAPGEVIYYQGRAYKAYRGMGSLGAMMSRMSADRYGQEKMEKFVPEGIEGRVPYRGRLSDVIFQLVGGLRSGMGYLGARNLQELRQKAKLVRITWAGYKESHVHDVIITKEAPNYWVD, from the coding sequence ATGGGAGAGATAGAAATCTTTGAAGGTCTAACCTTTGATGATGTTCTTTTGGTGCCCCAATATTCAGAAGTTCTGCCCCACGAGGTAGATGTTTCCACCTGGCTAACCAAAAGGATAAAGCTAAACATACCCATAATCTCCGCTGCGATGGATACAGTTACGGAATCAAGGATGGCAATAGCTTTGGCGAGGGAAGGAGGAATAGGCATTATTCACCGAAACATGGGCATAGAGGAGCAGGCAAAAGAGGTGGAAAAGGTCAAAAAGTCCGAGAGCGGTATGATCATGAACCCCATCACCGTAACTCCGGACACCACCGTAAAGACAGCCTTGGAGATAATGGAAAGATACAGGATCTCTGGAGTGCCCGTAGTCTCCGATGGCAACAAACTGGTGGGCATACTTACCAACAGGGACCTCAGGTTCATAAAACCCACCGATTACCACAAACCCGTCTCTGAGTTTATGACAAAAGAGAACCTCATAGTGGCAAAGGAGAGGATCACCTTGGAGGAGGCAACGGAGATTTTACACAGACACAAAATAGAAAAGCTTCCCATCGTGGATAAAGAGGGAAGACTGGTGGGACTCATAACGCTAAAGGACATAGTAAAGAGGCAAAGATACCCAAACGCATGCAAGGATGAGTTCGGAAGGCTCCGGGTCGGTGCTGCAGTTGGCACGGGGACAGATACAAAGGACCGAGTTTCCGCCTTGGTCTCTGCGGGTGTGGATGTGATCGTGGTGGATACCGCCCACGGGCATTCAAAGAGGGTTCTACAAACGGTGGAGATGATAAAGTCTGAATATCCACAGGTGGATGTGATCGCAGGCAATGTGGCAACGGGAGAGGCTGTTGAAGACCTCATAAAGGCGGGCGCGGATGCAGTCAAGGTGGGAGTGGGACCCGGTTCCATATGCACCACCAGGATCGTTGCGGGTGTGGGCGTTCCACAGGTCACTGCCATAATGCTTGCTTACAAAGTGGCAGAAAAATATGGAATTCCCATCATCGCAGACGGTGGCATAAGGTATTCGGGAGATATTGTCAAAGCCCTGGCGGTAGGTGCCAGTGCGGTAATGCTTGGGGGATTGCTTGCGGGCACGGAAGAGGCCCCGGGTGAGGTCATATACTATCAGGGCAGGGCATACAAAGCTTACAGAGGCATGGGCTCCTTGGGGGCTATGATGAGTAGGATGTCTGCGGACAGATACGGACAGGAAAAGATGGAAAAGTTCGTGCCAGAGGGTATAGAGGGAAGGGTTCCATACAGAGGGAGGCTCTCGGATGTGATCTTCCAACTGGTGGGAGGTTTGAGGTCCGGCATGGGCTATTTGGGTGCAAGAAACCTACAAGAACTAAGGCAAAAAGCAAAGCTGGTACGTATCACTTGGGCAGGATACAAAGAATCCCACGTGCACGACGTGATAATTACCAAAGAAGCGCCAAACTATTGGGTAGATTGA
- a CDS encoding cellulose biosynthesis cyclic di-GMP-binding regulatory protein BcsB, with the protein MRKSLLLLPFGVALAQPVIEPNFADRLFPYVTYGEVWSGTPAMLKDVAIPNVLVVYGSKEDPEVVAQAGKIAFYLGQWVEDIGFGAEEVKQSKIPPLLVSDAQLKNLQWKNIIVVGTNNDVVKELGLTFEKPTIKMVEKDGKKILVVGGANKEQTIQSAKYLADVRLNFKAGAYRTFFSFVALRGHIEKGEFDAALRLVRNPLGLSACGKNMALAGPMVAQWPDDIKAVVKKRNAILYQELPKALEERDKEKAVALWKDAMLTCYQCHQGIGIPQVRKFKPVEEIHAKHQRIAESFGLVQVVGGQKSCIACHAGQTQIRGY; encoded by the coding sequence ATGAGAAAAAGCCTTTTGCTTTTGCCCTTTGGTGTGGCCTTAGCTCAGCCCGTTATAGAGCCTAATTTTGCGGATAGGTTATTTCCATACGTTACCTACGGGGAAGTTTGGAGTGGCACTCCAGCTATGTTGAAGGATGTAGCCATTCCTAATGTGTTAGTCGTTTACGGTTCAAAAGAGGACCCAGAGGTTGTAGCCCAAGCGGGCAAGATTGCCTTTTACTTGGGACAGTGGGTAGAAGACATTGGCTTTGGTGCAGAAGAGGTAAAACAGTCCAAAATACCACCACTACTGGTAAGCGACGCCCAACTAAAAAATCTTCAGTGGAAAAACATCATAGTGGTTGGCACCAACAACGATGTGGTAAAGGAGCTGGGACTGACCTTTGAAAAGCCCACCATAAAGATGGTGGAAAAGGATGGAAAAAAGATTTTGGTGGTGGGTGGAGCCAACAAGGAACAAACTATACAGTCTGCCAAATACCTTGCGGACGTTAGGTTAAACTTCAAGGCGGGTGCCTACAGAACCTTCTTCTCCTTTGTGGCATTGAGGGGACACATAGAAAAGGGTGAGTTTGACGCTGCCCTAAGGCTTGTTAGGAACCCTCTGGGACTTTCCGCCTGTGGTAAAAACATGGCTTTGGCTGGACCTATGGTAGCCCAATGGCCCGATGATATAAAGGCAGTGGTTAAAAAGAGGAACGCCATTCTATACCAAGAACTGCCAAAGGCTTTGGAAGAGAGAGACAAAGAGAAGGCGGTTGCCCTTTGGAAGGACGCAATGCTAACCTGCTACCAATGCCATCAGGGTATAGGCATACCTCAGGTAAGAAAGTTCAAACCAGTGGAAGAGATCCACGCAAAGCATCAGAGGATCGCAGAAAGCTTTGGTCTGGTTCAAGTGGTTGGAGGTCAAAAGTCCTGTATAGCTTGCCACGCTGGACAGACGCAAATTAGAGGGTATTAG
- a CDS encoding bifunctional diguanylate cyclase/phosphodiesterase, translating to MSYKGKLLLAFGLLSALFVLLIHDTVVPSPSTFSYLIAITRIPTFFLFAGTVLAPLLVGRLIIKSKFYYTALFLVPSLIPQAFHILSFSFFPDFITPNHRDKVSWLHITFVAYALLGITLGMLHENGRFPYLKFFALLLSSLAISFFIVLYYPLLPKTYIEGVGSTTISDVLWAGLALWGFLLAYFIVKKKAYGDRVGVYLALGLFFYSIGSALPIFYTHFRDIIWIAVSFYRALAYLLIAYGVVKVEIVDVGKKIAIHSRAFLSSLAKAVPKWEGGVLKVALGKVFEKSFIDSLCIYDLSTKELKAYFYGLKEREEDLKPPKDWNRILEEGMGILEDGRYFHVREGYLILGRSSADLENPLINIHTRNIENLLFLYFLQHKNFKEKSREIQRLYTMLETSEYVVQAYNNIDTFSKQVLDRLDHVLPVDGSLFYMSDRNAESIERLTLSSLFIKNFTEEDAKLLLAEVQANPNTLGTKDNFCFAKFEHGQYQAGVVGVRLNEPFGKDDLVFFKTVSNQLFHIVRLMKVIEDLESAQLSVKFLSEYDPLTMLYNRRTFERYVRDNIEKSLKTGSMFSIVLIDIDDFKLINDVYGHQTADMVLKELSERLKRSLRRMDIPARFGGDEFVVLLPDLPRDTARAVAKRLINILSSKPVKIEDKEIPISVSVVIVSYPQDGTSEEELITYAEYLMWEAKKKGKGIILSSEESTHKFSVVKELERSIMESLEKSSVVPFYQEIIDLKDMSLFGFEVLMRIRFNGRFLSAGEFVNVAERIGAMQKLDLLLIEKVFENYKLFENKFPLFIFINMVPENATEEFAEKVRALADKYSVPTTNIIFEITERKAIEDIMRVVSFVRELKDDGFRFAIDDFGSGYSSFYYLKYLPVDFLKIEGEFIKTLPNSPTDRVFIEGIVNVAKKMGIKTIAEFVEDEEVFEVVKDLGIDYAQGYYLGKPEPLEEKLKKYVSKE from the coding sequence ATGAGCTATAAAGGGAAACTTTTATTAGCCTTTGGGCTCTTATCCGCCCTGTTTGTCCTCCTCATACACGACACTGTGGTCCCAAGCCCATCTACCTTTTCCTACCTTATTGCCATAACCCGTATTCCTACCTTCTTTCTGTTTGCGGGCACTGTACTTGCTCCCCTTTTGGTGGGTCGGCTCATCATTAAAAGCAAGTTTTACTATACCGCCCTGTTCCTCGTTCCTTCTCTCATCCCTCAAGCCTTTCATATTCTTTCTTTTTCCTTCTTTCCTGACTTCATAACACCCAACCATAGGGATAAGGTTTCTTGGCTACACATCACCTTTGTAGCATACGCATTGCTCGGCATAACCCTTGGAATGCTTCATGAAAACGGTAGGTTTCCCTACCTTAAGTTCTTTGCTTTGCTACTTTCATCTCTGGCAATTTCCTTCTTTATAGTGCTTTATTATCCTTTGCTTCCCAAAACCTACATAGAGGGAGTGGGTTCAACCACCATTTCCGATGTGCTCTGGGCTGGGCTTGCCCTCTGGGGCTTCTTGCTTGCTTACTTTATAGTAAAGAAAAAGGCATACGGTGATAGGGTTGGCGTATATTTAGCCTTGGGTTTGTTCTTTTACAGCATTGGCTCCGCCCTTCCCATTTTTTACACCCACTTTAGGGACATAATTTGGATAGCGGTTTCCTTTTATAGAGCTCTGGCTTATTTGCTCATTGCCTATGGCGTTGTTAAGGTAGAGATTGTAGATGTTGGTAAGAAAATTGCTATACATTCAAGGGCTTTTTTGAGCTCTCTTGCAAAGGCTGTACCCAAGTGGGAGGGTGGTGTGCTAAAGGTTGCATTGGGTAAGGTCTTTGAAAAGAGTTTTATAGATAGCTTATGCATATACGATCTCAGCACAAAGGAGCTAAAGGCTTACTTTTATGGGCTAAAAGAAAGGGAGGAAGACCTAAAACCACCTAAAGATTGGAACAGGATCTTAGAAGAAGGAATGGGTATTTTAGAAGATGGTAGGTACTTTCATGTTAGAGAGGGGTATTTGATACTCGGTAGATCTTCTGCGGATTTAGAGAACCCTCTAATAAACATCCACACAAGAAACATAGAAAACCTTCTCTTTTTGTATTTCCTACAGCATAAGAACTTTAAAGAAAAGTCAAGGGAAATTCAAAGGCTATACACCATGCTTGAGACCTCCGAATACGTCGTTCAGGCATACAACAACATAGACACCTTTTCAAAGCAAGTGTTGGATAGGTTGGACCATGTTTTGCCTGTGGACGGTAGTCTCTTTTATATGTCCGACCGAAACGCAGAAAGCATAGAAAGGCTCACCCTCTCTTCTCTGTTTATAAAAAACTTTACAGAAGAGGATGCAAAGTTGCTCCTTGCGGAGGTTCAAGCAAACCCAAATACCTTGGGGACGAAAGATAACTTTTGCTTTGCCAAGTTTGAGCATGGTCAGTATCAGGCGGGAGTGGTGGGCGTCAGGTTGAATGAACCCTTTGGTAAGGATGATCTTGTTTTCTTCAAAACCGTTTCCAATCAACTGTTTCATATAGTAAGGTTGATGAAGGTTATAGAGGACCTGGAAAGTGCCCAACTAAGCGTTAAGTTTCTCTCCGAGTATGACCCACTTACCATGCTGTATAACAGAAGAACCTTTGAAAGGTATGTTAGAGATAACATAGAAAAAAGCTTAAAGACTGGTTCTATGTTCTCCATAGTCCTCATAGACATAGACGACTTCAAGCTTATAAACGATGTATATGGACATCAAACCGCGGACATGGTTCTAAAGGAGCTCAGCGAGAGGTTAAAAAGGAGCCTTAGGAGAATGGATATCCCAGCAAGATTTGGAGGGGACGAGTTTGTGGTTCTCCTGCCAGACCTTCCAAGGGATACCGCACGGGCGGTAGCAAAAAGACTTATAAACATACTTTCTTCAAAGCCTGTAAAAATAGAGGATAAAGAAATTCCTATAAGTGTAAGTGTGGTTATAGTATCCTATCCCCAGGACGGCACCAGCGAAGAGGAGCTCATAACCTACGCAGAATACTTAATGTGGGAGGCAAAAAAGAAAGGTAAGGGCATAATCCTAAGTTCGGAAGAATCTACTCATAAATTCTCTGTGGTAAAGGAATTGGAAAGGTCCATCATGGAAAGCTTGGAGAAATCCTCCGTTGTGCCCTTTTATCAGGAGATCATAGACCTGAAGGATATGTCCCTCTTTGGATTTGAGGTGCTTATGAGGATAAGGTTTAACGGTAGATTTTTGAGTGCGGGGGAATTTGTAAATGTGGCGGAGAGGATAGGTGCCATGCAAAAGCTTGACCTTTTACTTATAGAAAAGGTTTTTGAAAACTATAAACTTTTTGAAAACAAATTTCCTCTTTTCATTTTCATTAACATGGTGCCGGAGAACGCCACGGAAGAGTTTGCGGAAAAAGTCAGAGCCCTCGCGGATAAGTATTCTGTTCCTACTACCAATATTATCTTTGAGATCACAGAAAGGAAAGCCATTGAGGATATTATGCGGGTTGTAAGCTTTGTTAGAGAGTTGAAGGATGATGGCTTTCGCTTTGCCATAGACGACTTTGGCTCGGGCTATTCCTCCTTTTACTATCTCAAATACTTACCCGTGGACTTTTTAAAGATTGAGGGAGAATTTATAAAAACCCTTCCAAATTCACCTACAGACAGGGTTTTTATTGAGGGAATCGTAAACGTAGCAAAAAAGATGGGAATTAAAACCATTGCAGAGTTTGTAGAAGATGAAGAGGTCTTTGAAGTGGTTAAAGATTTAGGCATAGACTACGCACAGGGTTATTACCTTGGAAAGCCGGAACCTTTGGAGGAAAAGCTCAAGAAGTACGTCTCCAAAGAATAA
- a CDS encoding TIGR01906 family membrane protein encodes MKRVILLSLFFPFLLVFLCVRLAFTEFFVELNYRFGDLPPDRWGMSYEERLSIAKLGLRSVLSDEGMQEFINSGLFREKEIKHMQDVKGLLSVVFKVLYLGGPIWLILFFSLKDKRKMGLTLLLGATLTEILVIFVIIFSLLNYDLLFEAFHNFFFDPYSWRFFDEDMLLRVYPMKFWYNATLWVGVFALILNSLFQALGFILWRRTS; translated from the coding sequence GTGAAAAGGGTCATCCTCCTCTCCCTTTTCTTTCCCTTCCTTCTTGTTTTTTTGTGTGTTAGGCTTGCCTTTACAGAGTTTTTTGTGGAGTTGAATTACAGATTTGGAGACCTGCCACCGGACCGGTGGGGCATGAGCTACGAAGAAAGGTTAAGCATTGCCAAGCTGGGGCTAAGGTCTGTCCTATCCGATGAGGGAATGCAGGAGTTTATCAATTCTGGACTTTTTAGGGAAAAGGAAATAAAGCATATGCAGGACGTGAAGGGGCTTCTTTCAGTGGTCTTTAAAGTTCTCTACCTTGGAGGTCCCATCTGGCTAATTCTCTTTTTTAGCCTAAAGGACAAAAGGAAAATGGGTCTTACGCTCCTTCTTGGTGCAACCCTTACGGAGATTTTGGTAATCTTTGTTATTATCTTTTCCCTTTTAAACTACGACCTACTTTTTGAAGCTTTTCACAACTTCTTTTTTGACCCATACTCTTGGCGTTTTTTTGACGAAGATATGTTGCTTAGGGTATATCCTATGAAGTTCTGGTATAACGCCACCCTTTGGGTGGGTGTATTTGCCCTTATTTTAAATTCCCTCTTCCAAGCCCTCGGGTTTATTCTTTGGAGACGTACTTCTTGA